One window of the Paenibacillus beijingensis genome contains the following:
- a CDS encoding rhodanese-like domain-containing protein, with protein MEQQSYFSLVLETPAASAEHTHRHYMNKLAVETDVADVKLDMERGVDDFLLIDVRSEKDYAECHIAGAASLPYRQINMDTTASFSKEQLIVVYCWGPACNSGTKGAARLSALGFQVKEMLGGIEYWRKEGGQVEGHLGEKAPLIG; from the coding sequence ACTGGAAACGCCAGCCGCATCGGCGGAGCATACGCACCGGCATTACATGAACAAGCTTGCTGTTGAAACGGATGTTGCGGACGTGAAACTCGACATGGAGCGCGGCGTCGATGATTTTCTGCTCATTGATGTGCGGTCTGAAAAGGATTATGCGGAATGCCATATTGCAGGCGCCGCCAGCTTGCCTTATCGTCAAATCAACATGGACACGACCGCTTCCTTTTCGAAAGAGCAGCTCATTGTCGTTTATTGCTGGGGGCCTGCATGCAACTCCGGTACGAAAGGAGCCGCACGTCTATCAGCACTTGGCTTTCAAGTAAAAGAAATGCTCGGGGGAATCGAATACTGGAGGAAAGAAGGAGGCCAGGTGGAAGGGCATCTTGGTGAAAAGGCCCCTTTAATCGGCTGA
- a CDS encoding basic amino acid ABC transporter substrate-binding protein: MKKTKILMYVLAMVLTLSLAACGSKQNAESESTGASGGDSQKEYLVGTDASYAPFESMTADNQFVGFDMEIVQAIADKGGFKIKLINTPWEGIFATLNSGDRDIIISAVTITEERLKEYDFSDPYFDAKQSIAVPKTSSVQKFDDLKDKVVGVQTGTTGDEVVTKLLGADSGNIKRLETTPLALKELENGGVDAVVADNGVVNNYVKNNSDKGFKTVDDASFAKESYGLVTKKGNKELLDKINAGLKAIKEDGTYDTIYQKYFGE; the protein is encoded by the coding sequence ATGAAAAAAACGAAAATCTTGATGTACGTCCTCGCAATGGTACTAACTCTCTCTCTTGCAGCATGCGGCAGCAAACAAAATGCGGAATCGGAATCGACAGGCGCAAGCGGCGGCGATTCGCAAAAAGAATATCTTGTCGGTACGGATGCCAGCTATGCCCCGTTTGAATCGATGACAGCAGACAATCAGTTTGTCGGATTTGACATGGAAATTGTCCAAGCGATCGCAGATAAAGGCGGCTTCAAAATAAAACTTATCAACACGCCTTGGGAAGGGATTTTTGCCACACTCAACAGCGGCGACCGCGATATCATAATTTCGGCCGTTACCATTACGGAAGAGCGTTTAAAGGAATATGATTTTTCGGATCCGTATTTTGATGCGAAACAATCGATTGCGGTTCCCAAAACGTCTTCCGTCCAGAAATTCGACGATTTGAAAGATAAAGTCGTCGGCGTTCAGACCGGTACGACGGGAGATGAAGTCGTGACGAAGCTGCTCGGCGCAGACAGCGGCAATATTAAACGGTTGGAAACGACCCCTCTAGCTTTGAAAGAGCTGGAAAATGGAGGCGTCGATGCGGTGGTCGCGGATAACGGCGTCGTCAACAACTATGTGAAAAACAACTCGGATAAAGGGTTTAAGACGGTCGACGATGCTTCATTTGCCAAAGAATCTTATGGTTTGGTGACGAAAAAGGGAAATAAGGAATTACTGGACAAAATCAATGCGGGTTTGAAGGCAATTAAAGAAGACGGAACGTATGATACCATCTATCAAAAATATTTCGGTGAGTGA
- a CDS encoding amino acid ABC transporter permease, with protein sequence MGFRWDIVQDYLPMFLQGALMTLQVTVISVLLGTILGLFTAIVRLTRSSHDIFKYVVLVVFRVPALIYITVFRGTPLFVQILIVHFGLMPLLIHPENGLLIAGELARQIKLADPDSILSGTFLSGTVALTLNSGAYIAEIFRAGIQSIDKGQTEAARSLGLSYSKTMRFIIVPQAFRRMLPALGNETIALLKDSSLVSAIGLAELAYAARTAFGATSRVWEPYLAISVLYLILTLGLSLVVFWLERRYGKGD encoded by the coding sequence ATGGGATTTAGATGGGACATTGTCCAGGATTATTTGCCCATGTTTTTACAAGGCGCGCTGATGACTCTGCAAGTAACCGTCATTTCGGTCCTGCTCGGGACGATACTCGGACTCTTTACGGCTATTGTGCGCTTGACGAGGTCCAGTCACGATATATTCAAGTATGTGGTGTTGGTCGTATTCAGGGTTCCCGCTCTTATTTATATTACCGTTTTTCGGGGGACGCCGTTATTTGTGCAAATATTGATCGTCCATTTCGGACTCATGCCTCTATTGATTCATCCGGAGAATGGACTATTAATTGCAGGAGAATTGGCGAGACAAATCAAGCTCGCCGATCCCGACAGCATCCTTTCCGGAACGTTTCTTTCAGGTACCGTCGCACTAACGTTGAACTCCGGCGCGTATATTGCGGAAATTTTCCGGGCCGGCATTCAATCGATCGACAAAGGGCAAACGGAAGCGGCCCGCTCTTTGGGCTTATCTTATAGCAAAACGATGCGCTTTATTATCGTTCCTCAAGCATTCCGCAGAATGCTGCCGGCGCTCGGGAATGAAACGATTGCGTTATTGAAAGATTCCTCGTTAGTCTCGGCCATCGGTCTTGCGGAATTAGCTTATGCCGCCCGTACGGCATTCGGAGCGACATCCCGCGTTTGGGAACCGTATCTTGCCATTTCCGTGCTGTACTTGATTCTGACGCTTGGCCTCTCGCTCGTTGTATTCTGGCTTGAACGAAGATACGGCAAAGGCGATTAA
- a CDS encoding SDR family oxidoreductase, whose protein sequence is MAQNEKGGAVFITGASGGIGFEAVRRLAGMDYRVFAGFRDPSYSKKLASIGKNVVPVQIDITDPVSVQSAAKTVTEALGPRGLSGLVNNAGTIVQGPLELLSIEEIKQQFDINVFGQIAVTQAFLPLLRKQSGRIVNIGAVTGKTAMPFIGALSASKHALEAVTDALRVELQPWNIQVSIIEPAAIGTNIFNKAAVTAKLSLDRVQADKRKLYDQAISTVNASFAKQPVSKTDVVVDAIVHALTANRPRTRYAVGRGARLVVLLSRFPDRIVDRLLSSSLGLTKASRPQSGSPVHSQATGKH, encoded by the coding sequence ATGGCACAGAATGAGAAAGGAGGCGCGGTATTCATTACCGGGGCTTCCGGCGGCATCGGGTTCGAAGCCGTCCGGCGTTTAGCCGGCATGGATTACCGGGTTTTTGCGGGCTTCCGCGATCCCTCGTACAGCAAAAAGCTTGCAAGTATCGGCAAAAATGTCGTGCCGGTCCAGATTGATATTACCGATCCAGTTTCCGTGCAGTCCGCCGCCAAGACGGTAACCGAGGCGCTTGGCCCGAGAGGGCTGAGCGGTCTGGTCAATAATGCCGGGACGATTGTCCAAGGACCGCTTGAGCTGCTGTCCATTGAGGAAATCAAACAGCAATTCGACATTAACGTCTTCGGGCAAATTGCCGTCACGCAAGCATTTCTGCCGCTGCTGCGCAAGCAAAGCGGCCGGATCGTCAATATCGGCGCGGTAACCGGCAAAACGGCAATGCCTTTCATCGGAGCGCTGTCCGCCTCGAAGCACGCCCTGGAAGCCGTCACGGATGCGCTGCGCGTCGAGCTTCAGCCCTGGAACATCCAAGTGTCGATCATCGAGCCAGCCGCAATCGGCACCAATATTTTCAACAAAGCGGCCGTCACCGCCAAGCTGTCTCTGGACCGGGTACAAGCCGACAAACGAAAGCTGTACGATCAGGCGATCTCCACCGTCAACGCCTCGTTTGCCAAGCAGCCCGTCTCGAAGACGGATGTGGTGGTGGACGCGATCGTGCACGCCCTTACTGCGAATCGGCCGCGCACGAGATATGCGGTCGGAAGAGGCGCGCGCCTGGTCGTCCTGCTAAGCCGCTTCCCCGACCGGATCGTCGACCGCCTGCTCAGCAGCTCGCTCGGGCTGACGAAGGCGAGCCGTCCGCAATCGGGGTCACCCGTGCATAGCCAAGCTACCGGCAAGCATTAA